The following coding sequences lie in one Allochromatium vinosum DSM 180 genomic window:
- a CDS encoding discoidin domain-containing protein, whose amino-acid sequence MHILDLDDFSDLSVWSSVVSGQARLDLAADAGPEGEGGAMRLDFDFGEGGGFVVARRTVRLTLPDSFAILLRVRAEAPANAFEFKLIDPSGENVWRFRDESFDFDSDWRALRIGSRAMAFGWGPAGGGAPTQVGAVEIAITAGPGGRGCLWIADLRIEDRTPSQPPAIRASSERPGQGAACILDGRSDTAWRPAQRPAWVELDCHEPCDYSALMLHWDSPEPRTFEILAGDDGAHWTRLQAVSSARGQRNTVYLPEGCSRFLRLALAGGEGDPVPGLVGLELKPETFARSIEDFVHRLAEQAPRGRYPRWLYREQTYWTPIDIPDGTVPALFNEEGLIEVWRAGPAIEPLLSVQGERLTWADCTVEPSLLQPPLPIPRSTWSTEGRRFETLAFAHGAPGRVWLFIRYRLENLGTAPLNATLQIAIRPVQVSPPWQGYRDIGGVARIDRIAWEQGDVRVDGRLALVPLSTPTGFGAMAFDTEAIDEPVAAVASSKTAAVEDGLGLASAALRFDLDVAPGAHREIWLAAPLGEHEDAHPRELAGAAGAVESHLKAALDQWSQRLGAVELHLPEIARDAWEGCQGALAHILINRDGPALQPGPRRYTRSWIRDGATMGAALRRFGLKGEAVDFIDWYAGFQAEDGKVPCCVDRQGVDWLPEHDSPGQFIFAVADAWRFGADRARLEALWPAVCRAVDYLERLRTERLTPPYQEPERRACLGLLPESVSHEGYLAHPVHAYWDDFWALRGLKDAAELAEALGDGERAGHFARLRDAFSAALYVSLDRVMEERGIDFLPGSVEWADHDPTATANALTLIDESHRLPVAAMQRTFDQFMQRFRAVHGSDPVPWTNYSAYEIRIAGALIRLGRRAEAHELLRCYLAERRPAVWNQWPEITWRDPRSPGHQGDLPHAWIGAEYCLVFRDLFVYERGADRSLVIGAGLPVEWLAAGEIRVRRLPTSYGRLDLDIARFDGGAVQMRVGGELRLPPGGLWVAPPLPGPLTRVEIDGEPSRDFNATEAHLTTLPAEIVLVG is encoded by the coding sequence ATGCACATCCTGGATCTGGACGATTTCAGCGACCTCTCTGTCTGGTCCAGCGTCGTTTCGGGGCAGGCGCGTCTCGATCTGGCCGCCGACGCCGGGCCGGAAGGCGAGGGCGGGGCCATGCGGCTGGACTTCGATTTCGGCGAGGGCGGCGGCTTCGTGGTCGCGCGCCGGACAGTGCGTCTGACACTACCGGACAGCTTCGCGATTCTGCTCCGGGTACGCGCCGAAGCGCCTGCCAATGCCTTCGAGTTCAAACTGATCGACCCGAGCGGCGAGAACGTCTGGCGCTTTCGCGATGAATCCTTCGACTTCGATTCGGACTGGCGCGCGCTGCGGATCGGCAGCCGTGCGATGGCCTTTGGCTGGGGGCCGGCCGGTGGCGGCGCACCGACACAGGTCGGCGCTGTCGAGATCGCCATCACGGCTGGGCCGGGTGGGCGCGGGTGTCTGTGGATCGCTGATCTGCGGATCGAGGATCGCACGCCATCCCAACCGCCCGCGATCCGCGCTTCCAGCGAACGGCCGGGGCAGGGCGCGGCCTGTATCCTGGACGGCCGATCCGACACGGCCTGGCGTCCCGCGCAACGGCCGGCCTGGGTCGAGCTGGATTGCCATGAACCGTGCGATTACAGCGCCCTGATGCTGCACTGGGACTCGCCTGAGCCGCGCACCTTCGAGATCCTGGCGGGCGACGACGGTGCGCACTGGACCCGTCTTCAGGCCGTCTCCAGTGCGCGCGGCCAGCGCAACACGGTCTATCTGCCCGAGGGGTGCTCGCGCTTCCTGCGGCTCGCTCTGGCGGGCGGGGAGGGCGATCCGGTTCCGGGTCTGGTCGGCCTGGAACTGAAGCCCGAGACCTTTGCCCGCTCCATTGAGGACTTCGTTCACCGTCTGGCCGAGCAGGCACCGCGCGGCCGGTATCCGCGCTGGCTCTATCGCGAACAGACCTACTGGACGCCGATCGATATCCCCGACGGCACGGTGCCGGCGCTGTTCAACGAAGAGGGGCTGATCGAGGTCTGGCGTGCCGGTCCGGCGATCGAGCCGTTGCTGAGCGTCCAGGGCGAGCGGCTGACCTGGGCCGACTGCACCGTCGAGCCGTCGCTGCTCCAGCCGCCGCTGCCGATTCCACGCTCGACCTGGAGTACGGAGGGACGGCGCTTCGAGACGCTCGCCTTTGCCCACGGAGCGCCGGGGCGGGTCTGGCTCTTCATCCGCTATCGGCTGGAGAACCTGGGTACGGCTCCGCTGAACGCGACGCTCCAGATCGCGATCCGTCCCGTGCAGGTTTCACCGCCCTGGCAGGGTTACAGGGACATCGGCGGTGTGGCGCGGATCGACCGGATCGCCTGGGAGCAGGGCGACGTGCGGGTCGATGGCCGGCTGGCTCTGGTTCCGCTCTCGACGCCGACCGGCTTCGGGGCCATGGCCTTCGACACCGAGGCGATCGATGAACCCGTTGCCGCCGTCGCTTCGTCCAAGACCGCTGCGGTCGAGGATGGACTCGGTCTGGCCTCGGCGGCGCTGCGCTTCGATCTGGACGTGGCGCCGGGTGCGCATCGGGAGATCTGGCTCGCCGCTCCGCTCGGTGAGCACGAGGACGCCCATCCCCGCGAGCTGGCCGGTGCGGCCGGTGCGGTCGAGTCGCACCTGAAGGCGGCGCTCGACCAATGGTCGCAGCGACTCGGGGCCGTCGAGCTGCACCTGCCGGAGATCGCGCGCGACGCTTGGGAGGGCTGCCAGGGGGCGCTCGCCCATATCCTGATCAATCGCGACGGTCCCGCGCTCCAGCCCGGACCGCGCCGTTATACGCGCTCCTGGATACGCGATGGCGCGACCATGGGAGCGGCGCTGCGGCGATTCGGTCTCAAGGGCGAGGCCGTCGACTTCATCGACTGGTATGCCGGGTTCCAGGCCGAGGACGGCAAGGTGCCCTGCTGCGTCGACCGTCAGGGCGTCGACTGGCTGCCCGAGCACGACAGCCCTGGTCAGTTCATCTTCGCCGTCGCCGATGCCTGGCGTTTCGGGGCGGATCGGGCGCGTCTGGAGGCGCTGTGGCCGGCGGTGTGTCGGGCCGTCGATTATCTGGAACGATTGCGGACCGAGCGGCTGACGCCGCCCTATCAGGAACCCGAGCGTCGCGCCTGTCTGGGGCTGCTGCCGGAGTCGGTGAGTCATGAGGGCTATCTGGCCCATCCGGTCCATGCCTATTGGGACGACTTCTGGGCGCTGCGCGGACTCAAGGATGCCGCTGAGCTGGCCGAGGCGCTGGGCGACGGCGAGCGTGCCGGGCACTTCGCCCGTCTGCGCGATGCGTTCAGTGCGGCCCTCTATGTCTCCCTGGATCGGGTCATGGAGGAACGCGGCATCGATTTCCTGCCCGGATCGGTCGAATGGGCCGACCACGACCCCACGGCGACCGCCAATGCCCTGACCCTGATCGACGAGTCCCACCGGTTGCCGGTAGCGGCCATGCAGCGCACTTTCGATCAGTTCATGCAGCGATTCCGCGCTGTCCATGGGTCGGACCCTGTGCCCTGGACCAACTACAGTGCCTATGAAATCCGCATCGCGGGCGCCCTGATCCGGCTCGGACGGCGCGCGGAGGCGCATGAGCTGCTGCGGTGCTATCTGGCCGAGCGCCGGCCGGCAGTCTGGAACCAGTGGCCCGAGATCACCTGGCGCGATCCCAGGTCGCCCGGTCATCAGGGCGATCTGCCGCATGCCTGGATCGGGGCCGAATACTGTCTGGTGTTCCGCGATCTCTTCGTTTACGAGCGCGGGGCGGATCGCTCGCTGGTGATCGGCGCCGGTCTGCCGGTCGAGTGGCTGGCGGCGGGTGAGATCCGGGTGCGTCGCCTGCCGACGTCCTACGGCCGGCTCGATCTGGACATCGCGCGCTTCGACGGCGGCGCGGTGCAGATGCGGGTTGGCGGTGAGTTGCGGCTTCCGCCCGGTGGTCTGTGGGTGGCACCGCCGCTGCCGGGTCCGCTGACGCGCGTCGAGATCGACGGCGAGCCGAGCCGCGACTTCAATGCCACCGAGGCGCATCTAACGACGCTTCCGGCTGAGATCGTACTGGTCGGTTGA
- a CDS encoding GH36-type glycosyl hydrolase domain-containing protein encodes MQQFFDPHGPESSLHRLSNGSLEALISESGAGQLRWNGLALTRWHADPVEDDLGSLLYVRDLDSGAVWSLGYQPTRVEPRVYRVGCQDDRFRLEREDQGIALRLDLSLDATRDLERRCVRLTNVSDRARRIELTSYLEVVLFPSEADAAHPAFAKLFVQTERDASTGALLARRRPRGQGESWPWMIHALLGAEAVQWETDRARFIGRGRNRTRPAALFGSAPEAGSLSGRLGNVLDPILSLRTVIELQPGAGSELTWITGAAPDRAAALALLDGESLKTSVSASSLSTDDEAPASRDADDELAESTQDLRFFNGYGGFSADGRRYEIQLPYQGSAGHRRPPQPWINVIANPDFGCLVSESGAGYTWSRNSQANRLTPWFNDPVGDPHGEALYVRDEATGESWSPLPGPRPAPAGYRVTHGLGFTRFALQYAGLEQETTLFVPRHDPLRVLRLRLTNPGAGTRRLSLLGYQRLVMGQQPSSGSAIVTAIEPASGLLRAINPEAGDFAGGIVFATAIVSGGAVIERDFTTDRLSVIGRHRDLADPVALEPGRRLDGRQGEVRDPCFAQRLRVSLEPGATLVCDWLLGEAMSETQLGDLLQGYADPAAIGAAFDEAVAFWDDLVSHVQVETPEPAIDLMLNGWLLYQNLGCRIWARSAFYQSGGAYGYRDQLQDAAALAAIRPDITRAQILLHAAHQFVEGDVLHWWHPAPLERGLRTRFSDDLLWLPFVLAHYVRMTGDVGLLDEIQPYLAAPELAPGQDENYLTPVLSGESGDLYDHGCRAIDRSLTRGVHGLPLMGTGDWNDGMNRIGRAGHGESVWMGFFLYRVLSDFLPLCERRGDQARLDRYRACQAELERALETSGWDGDWYRRAYYDDGTPLGSAADAECRIDALAQAWAALSGAVPRARAEQALDSLERHLASEPDRLIRLLTPPFVDTPHDPGYIKGYVAGVRENGGQYTHAACWAVAAMAELGRHEQAAPWLARLSPVSHTRTSADVRRYRLEPYVVAADVYGEPPHVGRGGWSWYTGSAGWWYRVALESVLGLRIENGRELVIRPCIPASWPGFRLRYRLPDGVTECEIQVDNGDGGGVVIAASLDDRPLTIQSGAARAVLPVGPGRHSIRVKLGASPVSAPTP; translated from the coding sequence ATGCAACAGTTTTTCGATCCGCACGGCCCCGAGTCGAGTCTGCATCGACTGAGCAACGGTTCGCTCGAAGCCCTGATCTCGGAGTCAGGCGCCGGTCAACTGCGCTGGAACGGACTGGCGCTCACGCGCTGGCATGCCGATCCGGTCGAGGACGATCTTGGGAGTCTGCTCTATGTCCGGGATCTGGATTCGGGCGCGGTCTGGTCGCTTGGCTATCAGCCGACGCGCGTCGAGCCGCGTGTCTATCGCGTCGGCTGTCAGGATGACCGTTTCCGGCTCGAACGCGAGGATCAGGGCATCGCCCTGCGGCTCGATCTGAGTCTGGATGCGACCAGGGATCTGGAGCGGCGATGTGTGCGGCTGACCAATGTCTCGGACCGGGCGCGCCGGATCGAGCTGACCAGCTATCTGGAGGTGGTGCTCTTTCCCTCCGAGGCCGATGCGGCCCATCCGGCGTTCGCCAAACTCTTCGTTCAGACCGAGCGGGATGCGTCTACGGGGGCGCTGCTCGCCCGCCGTCGTCCGCGCGGTCAGGGTGAGTCCTGGCCCTGGATGATCCATGCGCTGCTCGGCGCCGAGGCCGTGCAATGGGAGACCGATCGCGCCCGTTTCATCGGACGAGGCCGGAATCGAACGCGTCCGGCCGCACTGTTCGGTTCGGCCCCGGAGGCCGGTTCGCTGTCCGGCCGTCTGGGGAATGTGCTCGACCCCATCCTCTCACTGCGTACAGTGATTGAGTTGCAACCCGGTGCCGGTAGCGAGCTGACCTGGATCACGGGCGCGGCGCCCGACCGCGCGGCGGCGCTGGCGCTTCTGGATGGCGAGTCGCTGAAGACATCCGTATCGGCCTCATCGCTGTCCACTGACGATGAGGCGCCGGCCAGTCGCGACGCCGACGACGAACTGGCCGAATCGACTCAGGATCTACGCTTCTTCAACGGCTACGGCGGTTTCTCCGCAGACGGGCGTCGCTATGAAATCCAGTTGCCGTATCAAGGATCAGCCGGCCATCGCCGCCCGCCCCAGCCCTGGATCAATGTCATCGCCAATCCGGATTTCGGCTGTCTGGTGAGTGAGTCCGGCGCGGGCTATACCTGGTCGCGCAACAGTCAGGCCAACCGGCTCACCCCCTGGTTCAACGATCCGGTCGGCGATCCGCACGGCGAGGCGCTCTATGTGCGCGACGAGGCGACCGGCGAATCCTGGTCGCCGCTGCCCGGACCGCGTCCGGCGCCCGCCGGCTATCGGGTGACGCATGGGCTGGGCTTCACGCGCTTTGCGCTCCAGTACGCCGGGCTGGAGCAGGAAACGACCCTCTTCGTGCCGCGCCATGATCCGCTGCGTGTCCTCAGGCTGCGCCTGACCAACCCCGGCGCCGGCACACGGCGCCTGTCGCTGTTGGGCTATCAGCGTCTGGTCATGGGCCAGCAGCCGTCGTCGGGCAGCGCCATCGTCACGGCGATCGAGCCTGCGTCGGGGCTGTTGCGCGCGATCAATCCAGAAGCGGGCGATTTTGCCGGCGGCATCGTCTTCGCCACGGCGATCGTCTCGGGCGGCGCGGTCATCGAGCGCGATTTCACCACCGACCGCCTGTCGGTCATCGGCCGTCATCGCGATCTCGCCGACCCCGTGGCGCTGGAGCCGGGCCGACGGCTCGACGGGCGTCAGGGCGAAGTGCGTGATCCCTGTTTCGCGCAGCGGCTTCGGGTGAGTCTCGAACCGGGCGCGACCCTGGTCTGCGACTGGCTGCTCGGCGAGGCGATGAGCGAGACGCAACTGGGCGATCTGCTGCAAGGCTACGCCGATCCGGCGGCCATCGGCGCGGCCTTCGATGAAGCCGTCGCATTCTGGGACGATCTGGTCTCGCACGTCCAGGTCGAGACGCCCGAACCGGCCATCGATCTGATGCTCAACGGCTGGTTGCTCTATCAGAACCTCGGCTGTCGGATCTGGGCGCGTTCGGCTTTCTATCAGTCCGGCGGGGCTTACGGCTATCGTGACCAACTTCAGGACGCCGCCGCGCTCGCCGCCATCCGCCCGGACATCACGCGCGCCCAGATCCTGCTGCACGCGGCGCATCAGTTCGTCGAGGGCGACGTGCTGCACTGGTGGCATCCGGCGCCGCTCGAACGCGGACTGCGCACCCGCTTCTCGGACGATCTGCTCTGGTTGCCCTTTGTCCTCGCACACTATGTCCGGATGACGGGCGATGTCGGCCTGCTGGACGAGATTCAGCCCTATCTGGCCGCGCCCGAGCTGGCGCCGGGGCAGGATGAAAACTATCTGACCCCAGTGCTCAGCGGCGAGTCGGGCGATCTCTACGACCATGGCTGTCGCGCCATCGACCGTTCGCTGACGCGCGGTGTGCATGGTCTGCCGCTCATGGGCACGGGCGACTGGAACGACGGCATGAACCGGATCGGGCGTGCCGGACACGGCGAGAGCGTCTGGATGGGGTTTTTTCTGTACCGGGTGCTGAGCGACTTTCTGCCGTTGTGCGAGCGGCGCGGCGATCAGGCGCGCCTCGACCGCTATCGTGCCTGTCAAGCCGAGCTGGAACGCGCCCTGGAGACCAGCGGTTGGGATGGCGACTGGTACCGTCGCGCCTACTATGACGACGGCACGCCGCTCGGCTCGGCGGCCGACGCGGAATGCCGCATCGACGCCCTGGCGCAGGCCTGGGCGGCACTCTCAGGCGCGGTGCCGCGCGCGCGCGCCGAGCAGGCGCTGGATAGCCTGGAACGCCATCTGGCCAGCGAGCCGGACCGGCTGATCCGACTGCTGACACCGCCCTTCGTCGACACCCCGCACGATCCCGGTTACATCAAGGGCTATGTCGCCGGTGTGCGCGAGAACGGCGGCCAATACACCCATGCCGCCTGCTGGGCGGTCGCGGCCATGGCCGAACTGGGACGGCACGAGCAGGCCGCGCCCTGGCTGGCGCGGCTCAGTCCGGTCAGCCATACCCGCACATCCGCAGACGTCCGGCGCTACCGGCTCGAACCCTATGTGGTGGCCGCCGACGTCTATGGCGAACCGCCGCACGTTGGGCGCGGCGGCTGGAGCTGGTATACGGGTTCGGCGGGCTGGTGGTATCGGGTCGCGCTCGAATCCGTCCTGGGTCTGCGGATCGAGAACGGCCGCGAGCTGGTCATCCGGCCCTGCATCCCGGCGAGCTGGCCGGGCTTTCGGCTCCGTTACCGTCTGCCGGACGGCGTGACCGAATGTGAGATCCAGGTGGATAATGGCGACGGCGGCGGGGTCGTCATCGCGGCCAGCCTCGACGACAGGCCTCTGACCATCCAGTCGGGCGCGGCGCGTGCCGTGCTGCCCGTCGGTCCCGGCCGCCATTCCATCCGGGTGAAGCTCGGTGCCTCGCCCGTTTCCGCTCCAACTCCATAA
- a CDS encoding FtsW/RodA/SpoVE family cell cycle protein: MKPRQRPDMNTHPFVQAWSRRWPERRLLWLSVLGIGIGFGMMLGSGYAEGRAFALTDPLPWTLYAGTLVVLHLTLVSVHFQGDQILIGALAFLAGFGLLAQVRLGTFDVANPLDPGLYLVPAGIVLMLLVAIGLSHGRYARLTEGHWLWVWAAGSLVLVAVVLLFGQRYRGAVYGVGLVTPTELLKVTVVVFLAGFIDRHAKRLANWGKGFPLPPMRHLWPLLLFCLGLSALLLTQRDLGMVVILSVALLVMLFFGTGRTAYLVLGGVLAALAGALLLTVFSHGQRRLAAWLDPFQDPTGNSWQILQGLSGMYSGGLWGEGFGAGNPEYTPIAQSDFIYAVIGEELGFVGAVLLVLVFLVLFGRGLTIADQTRQGFGRLLCLGLTTELATQTLLNLGGVTKSIPLTGVTLPFISHGGSSLMTSFVMLGLILAVSDGMPARRRTPKPPRPPSD, encoded by the coding sequence ATGAAGCCGCGCCAACGCCCCGACATGAACACGCATCCCTTCGTCCAGGCCTGGTCACGGCGCTGGCCGGAGCGGCGCTTGCTGTGGCTGAGCGTGCTCGGGATCGGCATCGGCTTCGGGATGATGCTCGGATCCGGCTATGCCGAGGGACGCGCTTTCGCGCTGACCGATCCGCTGCCCTGGACGCTCTATGCCGGCACCCTGGTCGTGCTGCATCTGACGCTGGTGTCGGTGCACTTCCAGGGCGATCAGATCCTGATCGGCGCCCTGGCCTTCCTGGCCGGTTTCGGATTGCTGGCGCAAGTGCGGCTCGGAACGTTCGATGTCGCCAATCCGCTCGATCCGGGTCTCTATCTGGTGCCGGCCGGAATCGTGCTGATGCTGCTGGTGGCGATCGGCCTGAGTCATGGCCGTTATGCGCGGCTCACCGAAGGGCACTGGCTCTGGGTCTGGGCCGCCGGGTCACTGGTACTGGTCGCCGTCGTGCTCCTGTTCGGTCAGCGTTATCGCGGCGCGGTCTATGGCGTCGGACTGGTGACACCGACCGAACTGCTCAAAGTGACCGTGGTGGTGTTCCTGGCCGGATTCATCGACCGCCATGCCAAACGGTTGGCCAACTGGGGCAAGGGCTTTCCGCTTCCGCCCATGCGTCATCTGTGGCCGCTGCTGCTGTTCTGTCTGGGACTGTCGGCCTTGCTGCTCACCCAGCGCGATCTGGGGATGGTCGTCATCCTGAGCGTCGCGCTGCTGGTCATGCTCTTCTTCGGCACGGGGCGCACGGCCTATCTGGTGCTGGGCGGCGTGCTGGCGGCTCTCGCCGGGGCGCTGCTCCTGACCGTCTTCAGTCACGGCCAGCGCCGTCTCGCCGCCTGGCTCGATCCCTTCCAGGATCCGACCGGCAACAGTTGGCAGATCCTCCAGGGACTCTCGGGGATGTATTCGGGCGGACTCTGGGGCGAAGGTTTCGGTGCGGGCAATCCGGAATATACGCCGATCGCCCAGTCGGATTTCATCTATGCGGTGATCGGCGAAGAGCTGGGCTTCGTCGGCGCCGTACTGCTGGTCTTGGTGTTCCTGGTGCTGTTCGGTCGCGGACTGACGATCGCCGACCAGACGCGCCAGGGATTCGGGCGGCTCCTGTGCCTGGGGCTGACCACGGAACTCGCCACCCAGACCCTGTTGAATCTGGGCGGCGTCACCAAGTCCATCCCCCTGACCGGGGTGACGCTGCCCTTCATAAGCCACGGCGGAAGCAGTCTGATGACGAGCTTCGTCATGCTCGGCCTGATCCTGGCCGTGTCCGATGGGATGCCGGCCCGGCGCCGCACGCCCAAGCCGCCGCGACCGCCATCGGACTGA
- a CDS encoding peptidoglycan D,D-transpeptidase FtsI family protein has translation MNVSLDIDPWSAARLALQAAFFLTLFLLVKQLFDLRDAARLKHLSRPKGAFRTPMTGLMALFGAVLLYQATWQLTGLYRPQFVAFMQSHDRREFNPAHWIQRGRLLDRRGEVLAESLEREGRVQRHYPDGPVFAPVVGYTHPRFGASGMEAVVSRQLDGGDPNSLKDLGELGRRILGGDKRPRGRDVVLTIDAELQRLAVERLGARRGAVVMLDPRDGAVRVLASVPAHDPNRIDAELFSGSDPATPLLNRATQGLYPPGSTFKIAVAALALERGFNGTLACPGDGFTTASHYRKIRDHEYYSARRTGHVWEGYGRLGLERALAVSSNVFFAQLGVLQGHDAFQELTERLGFNGQILLHQSTYGRFAMRTGHWPALAANDQYGLAQAAIGQGRLLVSPAYMALLTGALANQGVAVRPRLIATARPEVLARFMHPDVANRLAAMLRRVVTEGTARAIDIPELAIAGKTGTAENPQGDAHSWFVGFAPAERPALAVAVLVEHGGYGSATAAPIARDLLQRAHALGLMPSASKP, from the coding sequence ATGAACGTCTCGCTCGACATCGATCCCTGGTCCGCCGCGCGGCTCGCACTCCAGGCGGCCTTCTTCCTGACCCTGTTCCTGCTGGTCAAGCAACTGTTCGATCTGCGCGACGCCGCACGGCTCAAGCATCTGAGCCGACCCAAGGGGGCCTTTCGCACGCCCATGACCGGACTCATGGCGCTCTTCGGCGCCGTGCTGCTCTATCAGGCGACCTGGCAACTGACCGGACTCTATCGCCCCCAGTTCGTCGCCTTCATGCAGTCGCACGATCGACGCGAGTTCAATCCGGCCCACTGGATCCAGCGCGGACGTCTGCTCGACCGGCGCGGCGAGGTACTGGCCGAGAGCCTCGAACGCGAGGGACGGGTCCAACGCCACTATCCCGACGGTCCCGTCTTCGCGCCCGTGGTCGGCTACACCCATCCGCGCTTCGGGGCGAGCGGGATGGAGGCCGTGGTCAGCCGCCAGCTCGATGGCGGCGACCCCAACAGCCTCAAGGATCTCGGCGAGTTGGGGCGCCGGATCCTCGGTGGCGACAAGCGGCCACGCGGGCGGGATGTGGTCTTGACCATCGACGCCGAGCTGCAACGTCTGGCGGTCGAACGGCTCGGTGCGCGGCGTGGCGCTGTGGTGATGCTCGATCCGCGCGACGGCGCGGTGCGCGTCCTGGCGAGCGTACCGGCCCATGACCCCAACCGGATCGACGCCGAACTCTTCAGCGGATCGGACCCGGCCACCCCGCTGCTCAACCGCGCGACCCAGGGACTCTATCCGCCGGGGTCGACCTTCAAGATCGCGGTGGCGGCGCTGGCGCTGGAACGCGGTTTCAACGGCACCCTGGCCTGTCCGGGCGATGGTTTCACCACCGCGTCGCACTATCGCAAGATCCGAGATCACGAATACTACAGCGCACGCCGGACCGGCCATGTCTGGGAGGGCTACGGACGTCTGGGGCTGGAGCGCGCCCTGGCGGTCTCCTCCAACGTCTTCTTCGCCCAACTCGGCGTGCTCCAGGGACACGACGCCTTTCAGGAACTGACCGAGCGGCTCGGATTCAATGGCCAGATCCTGCTGCACCAGAGCACGTATGGCCGTTTTGCGATGCGCACCGGGCACTGGCCCGCACTCGCCGCCAACGATCAATATGGCCTGGCACAGGCCGCCATCGGTCAGGGACGTCTCCTGGTCAGTCCGGCCTACATGGCGCTGCTGACCGGCGCCCTGGCCAATCAGGGTGTGGCGGTCCGGCCGCGCCTGATCGCCACCGCTCGGCCCGAGGTGCTCGCTCGCTTCATGCACCCGGACGTGGCCAACCGCCTCGCCGCCATGCTGCGGCGTGTCGTCACCGAGGGCACGGCGCGTGCGATCGACATCCCCGAACTGGCGATCGCCGGCAAGACCGGCACCGCCGAGAATCCCCAGGGCGACGCGCACAGTTGGTTCGTCGGCTTCGCGCCCGCCGAGCGACCGGCGCTGGCCGTGGCCGTGCTGGTCGAGCATGGCGGCTATGGCTCGGCGACCGCCGCCCCCATCGCCCGCGACCTGCTACAGCGCGCGCATGCGCTGGGATTGATGCCGTCGGCCTCCAAGCCCTGA
- the menC gene encoding o-succinylbenzoate synthase — MIEHAGFRPYELPLRHAWNSARGGFAQRCGWLVWVEADGLTGYGDCAPLPAAGTETHEAAGAALARLTASLPGQDVATGLAALDADGDTSETPAARFALECALTDLASRHQGLSLRDWLAPDSAPIARISVNAMLGPLGTVRGEDLVTRHAQGFRVLKLKVGVETPASDLDALIALMRPPLVGAGLDVGLRLDANGAWSFDQARRLIERLIQLRLPIESIEEPLTEPTPERLAALQALAPFPLALDESLPARFATHDTSRLAGTDPAQFGVRRLVLKPAALGGLRRTLELARRAQAAGIEVVVTSLVESAAGLWPTAQLAGAIASPIPQGLATADWLAADLGRAPRPCAGRLELPDRSGSGFVPWPPASTDSGTQEARAVEPVSGDDPNPGANPSLG; from the coding sequence GTGATCGAACACGCCGGATTCCGGCCCTATGAACTGCCGCTACGCCACGCCTGGAACAGCGCGCGCGGCGGATTTGCACAGCGGTGCGGCTGGCTGGTCTGGGTCGAGGCCGATGGACTGACCGGCTACGGTGATTGCGCTCCGCTGCCGGCGGCGGGCACCGAGACGCACGAAGCCGCCGGCGCCGCGCTCGCCCGACTCACGGCGAGCCTGCCCGGACAGGATGTCGCGACAGGCCTGGCCGCTCTGGATGCAGATGGCGATACATCCGAGACCCCGGCCGCGCGCTTCGCCCTGGAGTGCGCCCTGACCGATCTGGCCAGCCGTCATCAGGGATTGAGTCTGCGTGATTGGCTCGCGCCCGACTCAGCCCCCATCGCCCGGATCAGCGTCAACGCCATGCTCGGACCGCTTGGCACAGTGCGCGGCGAGGATCTCGTGACACGCCATGCACAAGGCTTCCGCGTGCTCAAACTCAAGGTCGGCGTCGAGACACCGGCGTCCGACCTGGACGCCCTGATCGCGCTCATGCGGCCCCCATTGGTTGGCGCAGGACTGGATGTCGGCCTGCGCCTGGACGCCAATGGCGCCTGGAGCTTCGATCAGGCACGCCGGCTCATCGAACGCCTGATCCAACTCCGGCTACCGATCGAGTCGATCGAGGAACCGCTGACCGAGCCGACACCCGAGCGGCTGGCCGCACTGCAAGCCCTCGCCCCCTTCCCGCTGGCCCTGGACGAATCGTTACCAGCCCGATTCGCAACGCACGATACCAGCCGACTGGCCGGGACCGATCCGGCACAGTTCGGTGTGCGGCGTCTGGTACTCAAGCCGGCCGCGCTCGGCGGTCTGCGCCGCACGCTGGAACTGGCGCGCCGCGCCCAAGCGGCGGGTATCGAAGTGGTCGTAACCAGCCTGGTCGAGAGCGCCGCCGGACTCTGGCCCACGGCACAACTGGCTGGGGCCATCGCCAGCCCGATCCCTCAAGGACTGGCGACCGCTGATTGGCTCGCCGCCGACCTGGGTCGGGCGCCTCGACCCTGCGCCGGCCGGCTCGAACTCCCGGATCGATCCGGATCGGGGTTCGTGCCCTGGCCGCCCGCCTCGACGGACTCCGGCACGCAGGAGGCCCGCGCTGTCGAACCCGTGTCCGGCGACGACCCGAACCCTGGGGCCAACCCCTCGCTTGGCTGA